Proteins encoded in a region of the Zunongwangia endophytica genome:
- a CDS encoding Na(+)-translocating NADH-quinone reductase subunit F, protein MANELTKQELHNLAMNVVGEDLEKNGYEFLGVNSSIKANPQFVALKNKKLHFVVVRAIQYPKDPKIMDRIYMETMREHASKFEARAFYAGVGIANAKDYELPVTHDDNYIINYDGWQEV, encoded by the coding sequence ATGGCGAACGAATTGACAAAACAAGAACTACATAACCTTGCAATGAATGTAGTTGGGGAAGATTTGGAGAAGAATGGATACGAATTCCTAGGAGTAAATAGTAGTATAAAAGCGAATCCACAATTTGTAGCTTTAAAAAATAAAAAGCTGCATTTTGTTGTTGTTCGGGCTATTCAATATCCAAAGGATCCTAAAATTATGGATAGGATCTATATGGAAACCATGAGAGAGCATGCGTCTAAATTTGAAGCTCGTGCTTTTTATGCCGGCGTAGGAATCGCAAATGCTAAAGATTACGAATTACCAGTAACTCACGATGATAATTATATAATAAACTATGATGGTTGGCAAGAAGTTTAA
- a CDS encoding FAD:protein FMN transferase produces the protein MMVGKKFKFTALIIAIGFVLIGCEGNEFEEKNYSGSALGTTYHIKIFTGKEDLKVDKGLDSIFQVINKSMSTYWKDSDITLINKGVDSIKVDENFQRVFNGSKKIYEETDGYFDPTVGNLVNAYGFGPDKRLERLENDTIDSLLKYVGLDKIQLSSEGKIIKQYPEVYLDFNAIAKGYTLDVIAEFFDNLGVKNYLIELGGELVSRGEHITKQKPFIVAIDDPRQEEGERTFQATLELKNKAMATSGNYRKFRIDSITGERFVHTINPLTGKPERSNLLSVSILAENCMFADGYATAFMALGLEKSKKVAAKLDNIDVYLIYAENDSTKVYTSEGFSDVLFD, from the coding sequence ATGATGGTTGGCAAGAAGTTTAAATTTACAGCACTAATAATAGCTATTGGTTTTGTGTTAATTGGATGTGAGGGGAACGAATTTGAAGAAAAGAATTACTCGGGATCTGCATTAGGAACTACCTATCATATTAAAATCTTTACCGGAAAAGAAGATCTAAAAGTTGATAAAGGTCTTGATAGTATTTTTCAGGTTATCAATAAGTCTATGAGTACTTACTGGAAAGATTCAGATATTACACTTATCAATAAAGGAGTAGATTCCATTAAAGTGGACGAGAACTTTCAAAGAGTTTTCAATGGATCTAAAAAGATTTATGAGGAAACCGATGGATATTTTGATCCAACTGTTGGAAATTTGGTTAATGCATATGGTTTTGGACCGGATAAACGTTTAGAGCGTTTAGAAAATGACACAATAGATTCATTATTGAAATATGTGGGCTTAGATAAAATTCAGTTATCTTCTGAAGGAAAAATCATTAAGCAATATCCTGAAGTTTATCTTGATTTTAATGCTATCGCAAAAGGATACACATTAGATGTTATTGCCGAATTTTTTGACAATCTAGGGGTGAAGAATTATTTAATTGAATTGGGTGGAGAATTAGTAAGTAGGGGAGAGCATATCACTAAACAGAAGCCCTTTATCGTAGCCATAGACGACCCAAGACAGGAAGAAGGTGAAAGAACATTCCAGGCAACATTAGAGCTTAAAAATAAAGCCATGGCTACTTCTGGTAATTATAGGAAGTTTAGAATAGATTCTATTACAGGAGAAAGATTTGTACATACTATTAATCCTTTAACTGGTAAACCCGAACGCAGTAATTTGCTCAGTGTATCTATACTTGCTGAAAATTGTATGTTTGCTGATGGTTATGCCACAGCATTTATGGCTCTCGGTTTAGAAAAGTCTAAAAAAGTTGCAGCGAAATTAGATAATATCGATGTGTATCTTATCTATGCTGAAAATGATTCAACTAAGGTGTATACTTCGGAAGGTTTTAGTGACGTTCTTTTTGACTAG
- a CDS encoding methyltransferase domain-containing protein, which yields MKKLFKKILNTVPRPLLIRLSYLAKPFLVLSLKGTTYTDPIDGKSFKKFLPYGYEHQRENVLSPSTLSLERHRLLWLYLKEETNFFTADIKVLHFAPEQAFYKRFRKLKNLDYTTTDLNSPLADVKADICNLPFKNDQYDFILCNHVLEHIPDDTKAMQEIFRVLRPGGTAILQIPQELDRATTFEDDSITNPKERARIFGQYDHVRVYGRDYFDKLRNLGFSVEEVDYTAQISSEEVNKYRLAKGEIIPVCKKI from the coding sequence ATGAAAAAGCTTTTTAAAAAAATTCTTAATACAGTACCCAGACCGTTACTAATACGTCTGAGCTATTTAGCCAAGCCTTTCTTGGTGCTTTCGCTAAAGGGTACAACTTATACAGATCCTATTGATGGTAAAAGCTTCAAAAAGTTTTTACCCTACGGCTATGAGCATCAAAGAGAGAATGTACTCTCTCCGTCGACGCTTTCTTTAGAGCGCCACAGGCTTTTATGGCTTTATTTAAAGGAGGAAACTAATTTCTTTACAGCAGATATTAAGGTCTTGCATTTCGCCCCTGAACAGGCTTTTTATAAAAGATTCAGAAAACTAAAGAATCTTGATTATACCACAACAGATCTTAATTCCCCATTAGCAGATGTAAAAGCCGATATCTGCAATTTACCGTTCAAAAATGACCAATATGATTTCATTTTATGTAATCATGTATTGGAGCATATTCCTGATGATACGAAAGCCATGCAGGAAATTTTCCGCGTTCTAAGGCCTGGTGGAACTGCGATTTTACAAATTCCGCAGGAATTAGATAGAGCAACTACTTTTGAAGATGATAGCATAACCAATCCTAAAGAAAGAGCCCGCATTTTTGGACAATATGACCATGTACGTGTTTACGGTAGAGACTATTTCGACAAACTAAGAAACCTAGGCTTTAGTGTAGAGGAAGTCGATTATACCGCTCAAATTTCTTCGGAAGAAGTTAATAAATATCGCTTAGCTAAAGGCGAAATTATTCCGGTTTGTAAGAAAATCTAG
- a CDS encoding HNH endonuclease signature motif containing protein: MIKNFRGEVWKTLHKEEWEDRFVYKVSNYGRLVSFLKNKEEGELMRGGRVGGYLNFAVKLKSGKSKTYYIHRIVAELFLDKKEGDKYVIHKNFEKDDNRVENIAWATKEEWVAHQYNSPSVKENKKKRKLRKVTSYSKLTYAQAVILKKKLLDPNRKTRIRVLAKQFGVSEMQLYRIKSGENWGDIEV, translated from the coding sequence ATGATTAAAAATTTCAGAGGAGAGGTTTGGAAAACCCTACACAAAGAAGAATGGGAAGACCGTTTTGTCTACAAAGTATCAAACTACGGTAGACTGGTTAGCTTCCTAAAAAACAAAGAAGAAGGCGAATTAATGCGTGGCGGCCGTGTTGGCGGCTACCTTAATTTCGCGGTAAAATTGAAGTCTGGAAAATCCAAGACCTATTACATACACCGTATAGTAGCAGAATTATTTCTGGATAAAAAAGAAGGTGATAAGTATGTAATTCATAAAAACTTCGAAAAAGATGACAATCGCGTAGAAAATATTGCCTGGGCTACCAAAGAAGAATGGGTAGCACACCAATATAACAGCCCTAGCGTAAAGGAAAACAAGAAGAAACGTAAACTTAGAAAAGTAACGTCATATTCTAAATTGACTTATGCACAGGCCGTGATTCTTAAAAAGAAACTCTTAGATCCAAACAGAAAAACAAGAATTCGGGTTCTTGCGAAACAGTTTGGTGTTTCAGAAATGCAATTATACCGAATCAAATCCGGTGAGAATTGGGGAGATATCGAAGTTTAG
- the map gene encoding type I methionyl aminopeptidase, translating into MIIPKTREQIELMRESAQIVSKTLGMLAPEVKPGVTTLQLDKLAEEFIKDHGAHPGFLGMYDFPNSLCMSPNAQVVHGIPNDTPLEEGDIISIDCGALKNGFYGDHAYTFAVGEIAPETQELLKVTKESLYIGIREFKAGNRVGDVGYAIQKYTEDHGYGVVRELVGHGLGAEMHEDPEMPNYGKRGRGKKFVEGMVVAIEPMTNLGTRRIKQLPDGWTILTADNKPSAHFEHDVALIDGKPELLSTFSYIYDALGIESNEEDEFRAKTYD; encoded by the coding sequence ATGATTATACCTAAAACAAGGGAACAGATTGAATTAATGCGGGAAAGCGCACAAATCGTATCAAAAACTCTTGGTATGTTAGCACCAGAGGTTAAGCCTGGGGTTACTACCCTTCAGTTAGATAAACTGGCAGAAGAGTTTATTAAAGATCATGGAGCCCACCCGGGGTTCCTAGGAATGTACGATTTCCCAAATTCATTATGTATGAGTCCTAACGCACAAGTAGTGCACGGGATACCTAACGATACACCCCTTGAGGAAGGTGATATTATTTCTATTGATTGTGGTGCCTTAAAAAATGGTTTCTACGGAGATCATGCTTATACTTTCGCAGTTGGAGAAATCGCCCCTGAAACACAAGAGCTACTGAAAGTTACCAAGGAATCGCTTTATATAGGAATAAGAGAATTCAAAGCCGGCAATCGTGTCGGTGATGTTGGCTATGCCATTCAGAAATATACTGAAGACCATGGCTACGGAGTTGTTCGTGAGCTAGTTGGCCACGGCCTTGGCGCTGAAATGCATGAAGACCCTGAAATGCCCAATTATGGTAAAAGAGGTCGAGGAAAAAAGTTTGTAGAAGGAATGGTCGTTGCGATAGAACCTATGACTAATTTAGGTACACGTCGTATAAAACAGCTTCCCGATGGCTGGACTATTTTAACCGCAGATAATAAACCAAGTGCTCACTTTGAACATGACGTAGCTTTAATTGACGGCAAACCGGAGCTGTTGTCTACCTTCAGTTATATCTATGATGCCTTAGGCATAGAGAGTAATGAAGAAGATGAATTTAGAGCAAAAACCTATGATTAA
- a CDS encoding BT0820 family HAD-type phosphatase, giving the protein MSPTLTIAIDFDGTIVENKYPDIGKPMLFAFETLKKLQDDGHNLILWTYRKGSRLDEAVNFCKKNGIIFYAINKSYPEENYDESISRKILADIFIDDRNIGGMLGWGEIYQMLSSDDSSKKTKPSKKKKNRFFGRL; this is encoded by the coding sequence ATGTCCCCTACACTAACAATAGCGATAGATTTTGATGGTACTATTGTAGAAAATAAGTACCCAGATATAGGTAAGCCTATGTTGTTTGCTTTTGAAACATTGAAAAAGCTGCAAGATGATGGGCATAACCTTATTCTATGGACTTACCGTAAAGGCTCACGTTTAGATGAAGCCGTAAACTTTTGTAAAAAAAATGGTATTATATTTTATGCCATAAATAAAAGCTATCCTGAAGAAAATTACGATGAAAGCATAAGTCGCAAGATTTTGGCAGACATCTTTATTGATGATCGTAATATTGGTGGCATGCTCGGCTGGGGGGAAATCTATCAGATGCTCTCTAGCGACGATTCTAGCAAAAAAACAAAACCAAGTAAAAAGAAAAAAAACCGATTTTTCGGTAGATTATAA
- a CDS encoding thioredoxin family protein produces MIKFIPFLAAVLLGCGSLVNSSSKNSDSKEEIVTPQQSMLLGKFEKTDLMQKPYSSWFEPRYKQFSPKEDAMATIKENINDYEIKIFMGTWCGDSKRETPRFFKILDEANYDMSNLEAVAVDYSKSTPEKYEAEVDLNRVPTMIFYKNGKEVNRFVEFAQESLEEDIAKIVSGKEYANSYAE; encoded by the coding sequence ATGATAAAATTTATTCCATTTTTAGCTGCCGTACTTTTAGGGTGCGGCAGTTTAGTAAATAGTTCGTCTAAGAATAGCGATAGTAAAGAAGAGATCGTTACTCCTCAGCAGAGTATGCTTCTTGGTAAGTTTGAGAAAACAGATCTTATGCAAAAGCCCTATTCTTCCTGGTTCGAGCCGCGCTACAAGCAGTTCTCTCCAAAAGAAGATGCAATGGCTACCATCAAAGAGAACATAAATGATTATGAAATAAAGATCTTTATGGGTACCTGGTGCGGTGATAGCAAAAGAGAAACTCCTCGATTTTTTAAGATTTTGGATGAAGCGAATTACGATATGAGTAATCTTGAAGCAGTTGCGGTAGATTATAGCAAATCTACACCAGAGAAATACGAAGCAGAAGTAGATCTAAATCGTGTTCCTACAATGATCTTTTATAAAAATGGTAAAGAAGTAAATAGATTTGTAGAGTTTGCTCAAGAGAGTCTGGAAGAAGACATCGCTAAAATTGTTAGCGGAAAAGAATATGCCAATTCGTACGCCGAATAA
- the gpmI gene encoding 2,3-bisphosphoglycerate-independent phosphoglycerate mutase, producing the protein MNKKVLLMILDGWGQTQNAEVSAVAKAKTPFIDEISEKYPHAQLRTDGMNVGLPEGQMGNSEVGHMNLGAGRVVYQDLVKINQAVKNESLIEEPALREAFEYAKKNDKPIHFMGLLSDGGVHSHINHIKGLLTAAESYGIKKKYLHAFTDGRDVDPHSGKGFVEDIQQHLEKTNGELASIIGRYFAMDRDKRWERVEKAYDLIVKGEGKETQDPVQAIQESYDNDVSDEFIEPIVVTKEDGTPVAKLQEKDVVIFFNFRTDRGRQLTQALSQDDFAEYEMKKMPFYYVTLTKYDDSFENINVIFKKDNIKSTLGEVLEYVGKKQIRIAETEKYPHVTFFFSGGREEPFKGESRIMCNSPKVATYDLQPEMSAYEIRDKIIPELNKKSADFICLNFANPDMVGHTGVFDAAVKACETVDECAKDVCTAAMDNDYSVIVIADHGNSETMINADGSPNTAHTTNPVPLILLDKDIKEIKSGKLGDIAPTILKLMGIEKPELMTQDSLVD; encoded by the coding sequence ATGAATAAGAAGGTATTATTAATGATTTTGGACGGTTGGGGACAAACTCAAAATGCAGAAGTTTCTGCCGTAGCAAAAGCCAAAACTCCATTCATAGACGAAATTTCAGAAAAATATCCTCACGCACAACTTAGAACCGACGGTATGAATGTTGGTTTGCCAGAAGGACAAATGGGTAACAGTGAAGTTGGCCATATGAATTTGGGCGCTGGTCGTGTAGTATACCAGGATCTTGTAAAAATAAATCAGGCAGTAAAAAACGAATCTCTTATAGAGGAGCCTGCTTTACGTGAAGCTTTCGAATATGCGAAGAAAAACGATAAGCCTATACACTTTATGGGGCTATTAAGTGATGGTGGTGTTCATTCACATATTAACCATATCAAAGGACTTTTAACTGCAGCAGAAAGCTACGGGATAAAGAAAAAATACCTTCACGCATTTACAGATGGGCGTGATGTAGATCCACATTCAGGAAAAGGTTTTGTAGAAGACATCCAACAGCATTTAGAAAAAACTAATGGAGAGTTAGCTTCTATAATAGGACGTTATTTTGCGATGGATCGTGATAAGCGTTGGGAACGTGTAGAAAAAGCTTACGACCTGATTGTTAAAGGAGAAGGTAAAGAAACACAGGATCCAGTACAGGCTATACAAGAGAGTTATGATAACGATGTTAGTGACGAATTTATAGAGCCTATCGTAGTTACTAAAGAAGATGGCACGCCTGTTGCTAAATTACAGGAAAAGGATGTAGTGATTTTCTTTAATTTTAGAACAGACCGTGGACGCCAGCTTACTCAGGCTTTAAGTCAGGATGACTTTGCAGAGTATGAAATGAAGAAAATGCCATTTTATTATGTTACACTAACAAAATACGATGACAGTTTTGAAAATATCAATGTGATCTTTAAAAAAGATAACATTAAAAGTACACTAGGAGAAGTTTTAGAGTACGTCGGTAAAAAACAAATTAGAATTGCTGAAACTGAGAAATATCCACACGTAACATTCTTTTTCTCTGGTGGCCGTGAAGAGCCGTTTAAAGGAGAAAGCAGAATTATGTGTAATTCTCCAAAAGTAGCTACTTACGATTTGCAACCAGAAATGAGTGCTTATGAAATTAGAGATAAAATTATTCCTGAATTGAATAAAAAATCGGCTGATTTTATTTGTTTAAATTTCGCAAATCCAGACATGGTTGGGCACACAGGCGTTTTTGATGCTGCCGTTAAAGCTTGCGAAACTGTAGATGAATGTGCTAAGGATGTTTGCACGGCTGCTATGGACAATGATTACTCTGTTATTGTTATTGCAGATCATGGTAACAGTGAAACAATGATCAATGCAGATGGGTCTCCAAATACAGCTCACACTACAAATCCGGTTCCATTAATTCTTTTGGATAAAGATATTAAAGAAATCAAAAGCGGAAAATTGGGTGATATCGCACCTACAATATTAAAACTGATGGGAATAGAAAAGCCAGAATTAATGACTCAAGATTCCCTCGTAGATTAA
- a CDS encoding murein L,D-transpeptidase catalytic domain family protein, with the protein MTRRLMAVAVILMFSTAFSGSTPSTEIHLTKDENLLAELDHFEIEKTELSFEEKVGMLYDTFKDRNESMPKVEAFQNAMKGYYKLEDEGRVKNKLLTIIDFDLSSKKKRFWVLDMKNQDVLFNTYTAHGKNSGMEFAKSFSNAVNSHKSSLGFYVTGETYYGKNGLSLFIDGMEKNFNSNARKRYVVIHGSDYVNESFVTSRGRAGRSYGCPAVPRVISKKIINTIKGNSVVFINKSYEDYLDGSSYLNSKKA; encoded by the coding sequence ATGACGAGAAGATTGATGGCTGTAGCGGTAATTTTAATGTTTTCAACCGCCTTTTCGGGTTCTACCCCAAGCACAGAAATTCATCTAACAAAAGATGAAAATTTATTAGCTGAATTAGATCATTTTGAAATTGAGAAGACAGAACTTTCTTTCGAAGAGAAAGTAGGAATGCTTTACGATACTTTTAAAGATAGAAATGAAAGTATGCCAAAGGTAGAGGCTTTTCAGAATGCAATGAAAGGTTACTATAAATTGGAAGATGAAGGGAGAGTTAAAAATAAATTACTTACCATTATAGATTTTGATCTTTCTTCTAAAAAGAAAAGATTCTGGGTTTTAGATATGAAAAATCAGGATGTGCTTTTTAATACTTACACAGCGCACGGCAAAAATTCTGGAATGGAGTTTGCCAAAAGTTTTTCTAACGCGGTAAACAGTCATAAAAGTAGTTTAGGTTTTTATGTTACTGGCGAAACTTATTATGGTAAAAACGGACTTTCTCTTTTTATAGATGGTATGGAAAAGAACTTCAACAGTAATGCTAGAAAGCGTTATGTTGTTATTCACGGGTCTGATTATGTGAATGAGAGTTTCGTTACCAGTAGAGGTAGAGCTGGTCGTAGTTACGGATGTCCTGCAGTACCAAGAGTTATTAGCAAGAAAATCATTAATACCATAAAAGGAAACTCTGTTGTTTTTATAAATAAAAGCTACGAAGATTACCTAGATGGTAGCTCTTATTTAAATAGTAAGAAGGCGTAA
- a CDS encoding GNAT family N-acetyltransferase, whose translation MENPIKHKENDRMGMFYMEGEKGIIAELTYTKKNEQIITIDHTEVKRQFEGQGIASQLVEKAVTFARENNLKIDPLCPFTEVMFDRNREYADVRA comes from the coding sequence ATGGAAAATCCTATAAAACATAAGGAGAATGATCGAATGGGCATGTTTTACATGGAAGGTGAAAAAGGTATTATTGCTGAATTAACCTATACCAAGAAAAACGAACAGATAATTACCATAGATCATACTGAAGTAAAAAGACAATTTGAAGGACAAGGCATAGCCAGTCAATTGGTTGAAAAAGCCGTTACATTCGCTAGAGAGAATAATTTAAAAATTGATCCGCTCTGCCCTTTTACTGAAGTCATGTTTGACAGGAATCGAGAATACGCTGATGTTAGAGCATAA
- a CDS encoding ClpP family protease: MKDKPGKIQDKIDAKFLEERKIFLWGAVDDKSAKHVIDRLLYLDLEGKEEIQLYINSPGGYVTDGFAIYDTIQAIEAPVSTICTGLAASMGSILLSAGKKGRRFIQPRAKVMIHQPSGGARGQASNIEIQATEILKTKELSAEILAKNCGQTVEKVMKDFNRDYWMDAEESLEYGIVDDILK, translated from the coding sequence ATGAAAGATAAGCCAGGAAAAATTCAGGATAAAATAGATGCAAAATTCTTAGAAGAACGTAAAATATTCTTGTGGGGTGCTGTAGATGATAAATCTGCTAAGCACGTAATTGATCGTTTGCTTTATCTTGATTTGGAAGGAAAAGAAGAAATTCAACTTTATATCAATAGCCCGGGTGGATATGTTACCGACGGTTTTGCGATTTATGATACTATCCAGGCGATTGAAGCTCCTGTATCTACTATTTGTACAGGACTTGCAGCTTCTATGGGATCTATACTACTTTCTGCTGGTAAAAAAGGTAGACGTTTTATACAACCACGCGCTAAAGTAATGATCCACCAGCCATCTGGAGGTGCAAGAGGTCAAGCTTCGAATATAGAAATTCAGGCTACAGAAATTTTAAAAACTAAAGAATTAAGTGCTGAAATTTTAGCGAAGAACTGTGGGCAGACTGTAGAAAAAGTAATGAAAGATTTTAATCGTGATTACTGGATGGATGCTGAAGAATCTTTAGAGTACGGAATTGTAGATGATATTTTGAAATAA
- a CDS encoding GNAT family N-acetyltransferase, whose amino-acid sequence MDLSFNRILKDQLDLIIPLIQDLAKDPIPAEVLKERFEQMLKQNYQCFGIFMDSKIIGVFGLWEMTRHYAGKIYEVDHIVIAEAHRGQGIGEKLFSFIDDLAKKNNAATVELNTYVENFKSHKFYMNQGYVIRGYHFQKKYY is encoded by the coding sequence TTGGACCTTTCATTTAACAGGATTTTAAAAGACCAACTAGATTTAATTATTCCGCTTATCCAAGACCTTGCAAAAGATCCCATTCCTGCTGAAGTTTTAAAAGAACGTTTTGAGCAAATGTTGAAGCAAAACTATCAATGTTTCGGAATATTTATGGACAGCAAAATTATAGGAGTATTTGGTTTGTGGGAAATGACGAGACATTATGCCGGTAAAATTTACGAAGTAGATCACATTGTTATTGCTGAAGCACATCGAGGGCAGGGAATAGGTGAGAAGCTATTCTCTTTTATAGATGATCTTGCAAAGAAAAATAACGCAGCTACAGTTGAATTGAATACTTATGTAGAAAACTTCAAATCTCATAAGTTTTACATGAATCAAGGTTATGTAATTAGGGGGTATCATTTTCAGAAAAAATATTACTGA
- a CDS encoding HAMP domain-containing sensor histidine kinase produces the protein MKTQNKIILFLTSIFLAYILVFSGFIYFSISDYSYTDFYKRLEIRAITMAKIELEDDQDINAVKEIRQDFLEELPNEKITIIDLQKFDIHTKSNLSLSKSFLEDIDSQERAYYKEKNTFYSGIKYHNRGKDYLVIVSAENYYNTHHIVYLRNLLLIALLISILIIVFIAWFFSRRVLLPIQTIIGDMKKISTENLNFRLKETEDNEELRSLTATFNNMLNRLETSFETQKNFISNASHELNTPLTSIIGEADVTLAKERSKEEYILSLKTILEEAGKLDKKTKALLFLAQTGYDGKAQTLSPLRIDELVIDVKETVEKIYPEAVIHLDFDLLPENPEKLSVNGNSQLLHLAISNVVMNACKYSKNERVIFALSASDQEVIIRVEDNGIGIPEADLPYIFDPFFRARNTENFHGYGIGLPLSRNVINMHKGSLIATSNTTSGTSIEIRLPATS, from the coding sequence ATGAAGACACAGAATAAAATTATTCTTTTTCTTACCTCTATTTTTCTAGCTTATATTCTAGTATTTAGCGGATTCATTTACTTTTCTATTAGTGATTACTCTTACACCGATTTTTATAAGCGACTAGAAATTAGAGCCATCACTATGGCGAAGATCGAATTAGAAGACGATCAGGATATTAATGCTGTTAAAGAAATTCGGCAGGATTTCCTGGAAGAATTACCTAACGAAAAAATTACTATTATCGATCTTCAAAAGTTCGATATCCACACCAAATCTAATTTAAGCCTTTCTAAATCTTTTTTAGAAGATATCGATTCTCAAGAAAGGGCATATTATAAAGAAAAGAATACATTTTATTCGGGAATAAAATATCACAATCGCGGTAAAGATTACCTCGTTATTGTTTCTGCTGAAAATTACTACAATACGCATCATATCGTTTACCTGAGAAACCTACTTTTAATTGCATTATTAATTTCAATCTTAATAATTGTATTTATTGCATGGTTTTTTTCAAGACGGGTTTTACTGCCAATACAGACTATCATTGGTGATATGAAAAAAATTAGTACTGAAAATTTAAATTTTAGACTAAAAGAGACCGAAGACAATGAAGAGCTGAGAAGCCTTACCGCTACCTTCAATAATATGTTGAATAGATTAGAAACTTCATTTGAAACCCAAAAGAATTTTATTAGTAACGCCTCTCACGAGTTAAATACTCCTTTAACGTCTATTATTGGCGAAGCAGATGTTACCCTTGCCAAAGAAAGATCTAAAGAAGAATATATATTATCCTTAAAAACGATTCTGGAAGAAGCTGGTAAGCTTGACAAAAAAACCAAAGCTTTGTTATTTTTAGCACAAACCGGTTATGATGGTAAAGCCCAAACGCTTAGCCCACTTCGCATTGATGAGCTGGTTATAGATGTAAAAGAAACAGTCGAAAAAATCTATCCAGAGGCTGTGATTCATCTGGATTTTGACTTGTTACCTGAAAACCCTGAAAAACTTTCAGTTAATGGAAATAGCCAATTATTGCATTTAGCAATCTCTAATGTGGTAATGAATGCATGTAAATATTCTAAGAATGAAAGGGTGATTTTTGCGCTTTCAGCATCAGATCAAGAAGTAATTATTAGAGTTGAAGACAACGGTATCGGTATTCCTGAAGCCGATCTTCCTTATATTTTCGATCCCTTTTTTAGAGCAAGAAATACCGAAAATTTTCATGGCTACGGGATTGGATTACCATTAAGCCGAAACGTGATTAACATGCATAAAGGCAGCTTAATTGCTACATCAAATACAACCAGCGGAACGTCCATAGAGATCAGGCTTCCCGCGACTTCTTAA
- a CDS encoding response regulator transcription factor: MDTKNAKILLVEDDAKVCSFINKGLSEEGFEMSIALNGKEGYQMATSNNFDLLILDIMLPEMNGMEICKAVREENNQVPILFLTALGSSENIAIGLDSGADDYLAKPFKFIELTARVKSLLRRSKNFNAATPDDSFRFADIKLNDTSKTVTRNGKKIALTTTEYKLLLAFLKAPGRVISRTELLENVWGVNYDIGTNVVDVYVNYLRKKLEKDDNARLIHTIIGMGYVLKEDDEDTE; this comes from the coding sequence ATGGATACTAAAAACGCTAAAATATTACTTGTAGAAGACGATGCGAAAGTTTGTTCTTTTATTAATAAAGGACTTTCTGAAGAAGGTTTCGAAATGAGCATTGCCCTAAATGGCAAAGAAGGCTATCAGATGGCAACTTCTAATAATTTCGATCTTCTTATCCTGGATATCATGTTACCTGAAATGAACGGTATGGAAATTTGCAAAGCCGTTCGTGAGGAAAACAACCAAGTCCCTATTCTATTTCTAACCGCATTAGGAAGCTCTGAAAATATCGCTATTGGCTTAGACAGCGGGGCAGATGATTATCTAGCCAAGCCTTTTAAATTTATTGAACTTACTGCGAGAGTAAAAAGTCTTTTAAGACGATCTAAGAACTTTAATGCGGCAACACCCGACGACAGCTTTAGATTTGCTGATATCAAGCTAAACGACACCTCTAAAACTGTTACAAGAAATGGGAAAAAGATTGCACTAACAACTACAGAATACAAACTACTACTAGCTTTTTTAAAAGCCCCGGGAAGGGTTATTTCTCGTACCGAACTACTGGAAAATGTTTGGGGTGTAAACTACGATATTGGCACCAATGTCGTCGATGTTTACGTAAATTATTTGCGTAAAAAGCTTGAGAAAGATGATAACGCCAGACTAATACATACCATTATTGGTATGGGATATGTTTTAAAGGAAGACGATGAAGACACAGAATAA